Sequence from the Mycoplasma cottewii genome:
GTTAATTTATAAGACAAATCAGATTCATGTAAATCTAAATTATAAATAGCATTTAATTTATTATCTAAACAAAACTCAAGTGCTCGTTTTCCTATTGTTATAAAGTCTATATTTTTATTTTTAGTATTATTTAAAATATGATTTTCATATCTTGAATAAGAATCTGTTTGATATTTTTGTTCTTCAGTTAAATAAATTCATAGTTGTTTAGGTTTTATTAAAAAGTTTTTAAACTTATTTTTAGTTTTAGATGTAGAACTTATTAAATTATTTTTAATTTGATATTGTTGTTTAATTGATAATATTAAGTATTGATTTAATAATGCATTATCTAAATAATGAGTTAGTAAACTGTTTTGTTTAATAATTTCAATTTGTAGAATGTTTTTATCATTAATAACTTTTGATTGAATTTTTTTAAAATTATTTAACTTACTTTCAACTTTTTTTAAATCCATTAACTACCTCTAATAACTAAATATTTTTCATTAAAAAGTATTTTTAATGAAGTAGTATTTTTTGATCTATAAACAATAATTTCAGGAAAAATTTCAAGACATTTATCATCATTAATTAATTTAGAAATATATAAGTTAAATACATTTAAAAAGTTATTTAATTTTTCATCACTGCTATTTATAAAACTAATTGCTTCATTATTTGTTGATTCTTTATCAGTTAAAATTGGAACTAAAATATTTAAACCGTATTTAAGATCAACATTAAATGAAATTACAAAATCTTTTAATAACAAATCA
This genomic interval carries:
- a CDS encoding MSC_0622 family F1-like ATPase gamma subunit translates to MDLKKVESKLNNFKKIQSKVINDKNILQIEIIKQNSLLTHYLDNALLNQYLILSIKQQYQIKNNLISSTSKTKNKFKNFLIKPKQLWIYLTEEQKYQTDSYSRYENHILNNTKNKNIDFITIGKRALEFCLDNKLNAIYNLDLHESDLSYKLTEIIKLLFSQKNYQSLCFVINSNKNKTNQFTILPLSEFDITALSEKQFDHDSIDISKFRIYPDIDTYLEIQVDNFIKNSIESLLVESSFYKAKNELIRINKIINEVDEEIHNLNKKVTRIKREKEIEELVLLASANKHFFKKE
- a CDS encoding DUF2714 domain-containing protein; translation: MRKNDKNLIINLETFDVFNLFKKTKASQNYISYKKLIASVLLESNLGFNSDQYLEFEKMTNKALENKFDLLLKDFVISFNVDLKYGLNILVPILTDKESTNNEAISFINSSDEKLNNFLNVFNLYISKLINDDKCLEIFPEIIVYRSKNTTSLKILFNEKYLVIRGS